The Pectobacterium wasabiae CFBP 3304 DNA segment TGCCTCTAACAACAAGCCGGTCTCATCGCGATTATTGACGACAATAGAACCACTCAAGTCACCCACACTGATGCGCTTCGCAGAAGAAAGTGCAATAGATAACGGTCCGGTGACGCTTCGGGTTAACAGCCAGGCAGTAAAGCAGCCTAAAACAGCGGAGAAGATCGATAGCACTAACATCCACAACAGCGCATCGTGGATATATTCTTTCGTCGCCTGTTTGGAATGATCAACAAACGATACCTGTAACGCAGCTAACTCGCTGAGCTTGGTGAAATAGAGCGACTGGACAGTGGCGATATCGCCAAACACCAATTCGGTAGCCAGCGCATCCTCACCTTCCATCGCATAGTCAACGGCTTTATTAATACTCAGGCTATACTGTTTTCTGATATCGATAAGTTGATTAAATAACTCCCGTCCTTTTCCCGCGTTGATACGACTATCGAGGGTTTTATATATTTCACCAGCCGAATGGGTCGTTTTTACGATGATCGCCTTGAGAGCCTGCTTTTCCTGAACCTTATCCCCAGGAAGGAGGATAATATCGCGTAATGTGCGAACATTGGTATTTAATATATCTTGAATATCACGCACCATATCGACTTTTGGCATTCTGTCCTCAGTAATCCCATCGACTTCGGCACCAATATTTTTCATGAAATAGTAGCCCACTGATGACAAAATGAGTGTCAATATGATTAACACACCAAACCCTAGAGAAAGCCGATTTCCAATTTTTATATTTTTAAATAAATCCATGTTAACACCAGAATTTTACATTTTTACAAAAGTTTTACCCTATTGCGATTGATAGACATATTACCTACTGTTTATCAAACAAAATACGACAAACGGTAAAGCGAATCGTTATCATAACAGGGTCCCTGGCCCCTCTAAATTTCTTATTTTTAGATACATGAGGCAGAATACTGGCATAAGAAATTCATTTAGCCATAGATATACCTGTAACACTTCAAGCCGCGTGCACACTGAATCCCTGCAACTCGAATTATTGCGGATATAGCTTTAAAATTATATAAATGTTGACAGAACTTGCTTACTGAAATTGTTTACCTGGTAAAGTAACTCGCCCCTCTTTTTATTTCGTCCTAAGCATCACACGATGTACGCGAATAATTTAAAGCAAACCATTTCTAAAATGATGGCTCTGTTTTCATTTTTCGCCTCACCCAATTTGGCGCCCGCTACGTTTAGTTAATGTTATGGAATAATAAAAACAACGTAGAGAGTCAACCAACTACGTTCTATAACCTTACACTATCATAAATAGAAGATCGATCGAAAATAACGATCATTAAACCGTTCAATCCCCTCTATTCGATCGTTTTTTTCTATCAGAAAAGAAGTTCCGATTTTAATTAATTAACATTAATTTATAAGTTAGAAGGCTAATAGTTTAGAGTGCATCAAAATAGTGTCCATACCACGACGTTGTGAGGCCTTAGATATAGTGTAACATTGATGAACTAATTAGATTTTAAACATAAAAGCAGACCACTGATGCCCATCAATGCAAAAAACCAGTCAGTGAGAGCTGACTGGTTTTCGGGATGAGCGTAATAGGGTACGGCGTGTTTCCGTCTCGTTTTTCACTCTACTGCATATTCCTTCATTTTATTTTCATCAGGCAGTGTGCCACTGAGCTTCTTAAGTACCTCTTTTGCTTCCTCCAGCACGCGGACACACTGCGCGCGTGTGATGGTAAGCGGTGGCTCAATCCTGACCGATTTAGCATTGTTCAAAGTACCCGCAACTAAGATATTGCGCTGAAATAACTCTTTCGCAAAGGCATAGCCGATCTCGTTTTTCCTGAACTCGATAGCCTGTAACAACCCCATTCCGCGCGCTTCAATAATCAATTGAGGGTACTCAACCGCCAGTTGCCGTAAGCCCCGTAGCAAAAATGCTCCCTGGATTGCCGCCTGTTCTGGCAGCTTTTTCGTCAGCAGTTCATTGACCGTTGCCAGCGCCGCCGCACAGGCCAGCGGATTGCCGCCAAACGTGGTGGTATGCAGGAAGGGATTTTCAAACAGTACGGAGAATACGGCTTCCGTCGCCACCGTTGCGCCAATCGGCATCACGCCGCCACCCAGCGCCTTCGCCAGACACAAAATGTCAGGCTGCACGCCATAATGCTCACAGGCGAACATCTTGCCCGTGCGCCCCATGCCGGTTTGCACCTCATCCAGAATCAGCAATGCCCCGATTTCATCACATAATGCTCTGACCGCAGGCAAATAATTTTCCGGTGGCACAATCACGCCGCCTTCGCCCTGAATGGGTTCAAGGATAATGGCTGCAACGTCATCGCCAGTTTTCTGGCATTGCTGAACCTGCTTGCGCATGGCGCTGATATCGCCAAAAGCAACATGATGGAAGCCGGGTAACAGCGGCATGAAAGGACGACGAAACGCGGGTTTGGCGGTAGCGGAAAGCGCGCCGAGTGATTTCCCGTGGAAGGCACCAGTTGCGGCGATAAAGGTATATTTACCACGCGGCGATTGGTAGGCCTTCGCCAACTTCAGCGCCGCTTCCACCGATTCCGTTCCACTATTACAGAAGAAGCTGTATTTCAAATCGCCCGGCGTTAGCGCCGCCAATGTTTTTGCCAGCAATCCCCGCAGCGGGTCAAGCAGTTCCTGGCTGTGCAGTGGCTGTCTGGCAAGCTGGCTCTCAACGGCAGCAATAACATTAGGGTTACGATGCCCCACGTTAAAAATGCCGTAACCACCCAGGCAGTCCAGGTATTCATTTCCTTGGGTATCAATCAGCGTATTTGGGCCGCTGGCGCGCCATTCGACTGCGCCATAATCGCCTCCGGTAGTGACAGATTTTCGGTATTCAAGAAAACCCGGGTTGACGTATTCACGAAAACAACTCAAAACTTCTCGATTCAGTGCCGCTATGTCATCGTGGGATAGCGTGTCACTATGAATCCAGTGCAGTGCCTGCTGAGTACACTCTAGCGGGTTAAGGTGGGCGTTTGATCTGGACAAAATGCGCTCCTTGAAAACGAACATCACGTGATGCCAATTTAATTAATGCACATAACACGCCAATCGCCCGCCCAAAATCAGAATAAAATACAAAAACTCGATCTAAACCAAAAACCCAGTAGATAAATTGAACTAAATACTAAATATTGAAATTAATAACCAACTGACATAGTGGATGCCAGTGTGAAGGCACTCTGCGTATCTTACGCTGCTCCGCTTTTGCCCGGTGCGCCCTCTTTTGGGGCGCGCCTAGGTTGGACGAACTCGCTATTTGATCACGTTGCTTCTCAAGCATAACGCTTGCGGCAGAGTGGATAATCTCAGTGCCGGATCATGATATGACGCACGATGGTGTAATCTTCCAGCCCGTACATCGACATATCTTTGCCGTAGCCGGATAGCTTCTGTCCACCATGCGGCATTTCACTGACTAACATGAAGTGG contains these protein-coding regions:
- the ygjG gene encoding putrescine aminotransferase; amino-acid sequence: MSRSNAHLNPLECTQQALHWIHSDTLSHDDIAALNREVLSCFREYVNPGFLEYRKSVTTGGDYGAVEWRASGPNTLIDTQGNEYLDCLGGYGIFNVGHRNPNVIAAVESQLARQPLHSQELLDPLRGLLAKTLAALTPGDLKYSFFCNSGTESVEAALKLAKAYQSPRGKYTFIAATGAFHGKSLGALSATAKPAFRRPFMPLLPGFHHVAFGDISAMRKQVQQCQKTGDDVAAIILEPIQGEGGVIVPPENYLPAVRALCDEIGALLILDEVQTGMGRTGKMFACEHYGVQPDILCLAKALGGGVMPIGATVATEAVFSVLFENPFLHTTTFGGNPLACAAALATVNELLTKKLPEQAAIQGAFLLRGLRQLAVEYPQLIIEARGMGLLQAIEFRKNEIGYAFAKELFQRNILVAGTLNNAKSVRIEPPLTITRAQCVRVLEEAKEVLKKLSGTLPDENKMKEYAVE